The stretch of DNA CCGAAACATTGGTGACTTGCGCGCCGATCTCGACCACCGCCACGCCAAGGTCGCGCTCTTCGGCCGACAGGCAGGCATAGGCGGCAGCCAGCGGGCTGGCGACCACGCCCTCCACGTCGAGATGTGCGCCCTGCACCGCTTCGATCAGATTGCGCACCGGCGCCCCTTCGGCGAGAGTCACGTGCACGTCGACCCCCAGCGCCTCGGCATGGAGGCCCTTGGGATTGGCTACGCCGTGCGCCCCGTCGAGCGTATAGTGGGCCGGTTGCGCATGCAGCACCATGCGGCCATCGGGATGCAGGTGGTCGCGCGCCGCATAGAGCAGGTGCTCGATGTCGTCTTCCTCGATCCGCCGCCCGCCGATAGCGATCTCGACGCTGGCAATGCGGCTGGACAGCCCCGCCCCGGCGCAGCCGATCCAGACGCTGGACACGGCGGTATTGGCATTGGCTTCCGCCTTCTCCACCGCGTTGCGGATCGCGTGGCTCGCAGCGCGCATGTCGGTGATATAGCCGCGCTTGACCCCTTCGCTCGCGCGGTGGCTGGAGCCGAGGACGACCATGTCGCCATTCTCCGCCTGGCCCATGACCATGGCGGATATCCGAAACGAACCGATGTTCACCGCACCGAATACCCGGGTGATGCGCGGAGCCGAGGCAGCCATTATTCGGGCCTCCCGGTGAGCGCCATCTGCTTGGGGCACGGGCCGTCCTGGCAACGCAGGTAGGCACGGTCGGGCACGCGCATATCGATCGCGATCGGCTTGCCGCCGATCAGGCGGTGCATCCCGTCGAGCTGGGCGAACTTGACCAGCGCGGGTGCACCCAGGTCGCCTTCGGGCAACGCCAGCAACTGACCGGTCTTGAAGGTCAGGTTCCAACGGCGGTTGCCGACCCATTCGGCGGAGGCGATCTGCGGCTTCAGCGCCGGCGCCGCGTCGAGCAGCTTGCCGAGTTCCTCAACCTGCAATTGCGCGCCGGGGCCTTCGATCAGCAGCTTGCCCTTGGCGTTCGCAGTGCTGATCGGCTCAAGCTCGTGACCCTGTCCGTCGACCAGCACCAGCCGACCCGGCTTGGCCAGTACCGCATGCGGTACGCGCTCGACGATATCGACCTTGAGCGTATCGGGCAGCTGGCGCGAAACCCGTGCATCGGCGACCCAGGGCAGTTGGAGCAATCGCTCGCGCACCATGTCCAGATCGACCAGCGGCATGGGCCGCGCCTGTTCGGCAAGCACGCGCTCATAGATGAGCTGTTCGTTCATCCGCTCGACGCCCGACACGCGCACCTTCTTCACTTCGAAGCCGACGCGCGAGGCCGACTTGGCCATTTCCTCGCGAGCGATCTCGGGCAGGCCGGCATAGCTGGCGATGGTCCAGGTGATCGCCAGCCCGACCAGCACGATCGAGGTGAGGAAGAACCGGTGCCACTGCTCGTCGGTAAACGGCAGTGCGGCCATGGTCTGGTCGAGCAGACCGCTGGTGCGCTTGCGCGCGGCATGCGCAGTCTGGCTGCGGCTGCGCGCGGCGGCGGAACGGCGGACGCCCTGCTGCTTGCGGGTAACCTTAGCCATCGCCCCCCCTCGCCCTGGCAGCATGGTCGCGCAAGGCAGCCGCGACGATCATCTCGCACAGCTCGCCGTAATCGATGCCCATGTACTTGGCCTGTTCGGGCACCAGGCTGAGCTGGGTCATGCCCGGCTGGGTATTGGTCTCGAGCACGAACAGTCCACTCTCGCCATGCTCTTCGTCCCAGCGGAAGTCGGTGCGGCTGGTGCCCCGGCAACCCAGCACCTTATGCGCCTTCAAGGCGTATTCGAGGCACAGGTCGCGAATGTGGTCGGGGATCTCGGCCGGGCAGACATGTTCGGTCATGCCTTCGGTGTACTTGGCATCGAAATCGTAGAAGCCGCTCTTGGTCTTGAGCTCGGTAACCGCCAATGCGCGCGGTCCCTCGGGGAAATCGATCACCGCCGTCGTCATCTCGCGACCCTTGATATAGGGTTCGGCGAGCAGCTCGGCGAATTCCTGCCACGGCCCCTTGGCGTTGGGCGCGATGGGGTTGCCGTAATTCCCCTCCGCCGTGACAATCGCCACGCCGACCGAGCTGCCTTCATTGACCGGCTTGAGCACATAGGGCCGCGCCATCGGGTCGCCCTGATGGAGATCCGCGCTCTTCACGATCCGCCCGCCGGGCATCGGGATGCCATGCGGAACCAGCGCATTCTTGGTCAGCTGCTTGTCGATCGCGATGACCGAGGTCGCCAGGCCAGAATGGGTATAGGGCACACCCATCAGGTCGAGCATGCCCTGCACGGTGCCATCTTCACCCGGCACGCCATGCAGCGCGTTGAAGACCACGTCAGGGGCCACTTCGGCGATCCGCGCAGCTACTTGCCGGTCCATGTCGATCCGCGTCACGCGATGCCCACGCGCCTCCAGCGCCTTGGCGACACCTTCGCCCGACATGAGGCTGACAGGCCGTTCATTGGCCCATCCACCCATGAGAACGGCGATATGGAGCTTGGGGAGATCAGTCATTGCATGTCTTTCCTACGGTCGCCCCACGCGTTGAATTTCCCATTCGAGTTCGACGCCCGAATTGGCGTAAACCCGGCGCTTCACTTCCTCGCCCAGCCCTTCGATGTCGGCACTGGTCGCATCGCCCGTGTTGATGAGGAAGTTGGTGTGCTTTTCACTGACCTGTGCGCCGCCCATGCGGAAGCCGCGACAGCCGGCGGCATCGACCAGTTCCCAGGCCTTTTGTCCGGGAGGGTTCTTGAAGGTCGACCCGCCAGTCTTGGTACGCAGCGGTTGCGAAGCCTCGCGTGCCGCGGCGATCCGGTTCATCTCCGCGCCGATCGCCACCGGATCTCCGGGCACGCCCTTGAAGCGCGCGCCGACCACCACCGCGCCGTCGGGCAGGTCGGAATGGCGATAGGTATAGTGCAGGTCGGCAGCGGGGAGCGTGAACATCTGCCCATCGGGCAAGACCACGTCGCAGTCGACCAGGACGTCGCTGACCTCGCGCCCATAGGCGCCGCCATTCATGCGGACGAAGCCGCCGGCGGTGCCAGGGATGCCGCGCATGAATTCCATGCCCGCAATCCCGGCGTCGCGGGCCGCCGAAGCGACAAGGATGCCATGCGCCCCGCCGCCACAGGCGAGCACGCAATGGTCGCGCACCTCGATTTCGGCAAAGGCCTTGCCGAGCCTTATGACTACGCCCGGCACGCCGCCATCGCGCACGATCAGGTTGGAGCCGAGACCCAACGCCATGACCGGCAGGTTTCCACCCAGCCGTTCCAGGAACACGCGCAGGTCATCGAGATCGGCGGGTTCGAACAGCCAGTCGGCGTTGCCACCGCTCTTGAACCAGACGAGCTTGGCCAATGGCGCATTGCGGGTCAACTTGCCGCGTAGTCCGGCGGTCGAGACGGGCGTTGCCACCGCGCCTTCGACCTCGCAGTCGGGCGCCATGCCATTGTCACGGTTCCACACATCGCCGGGCTGGCGAATGGTCATGCCACCCGCTCCTGCTCGATCCGATTGGCGAGCTCGCTGGCCCAACGGGTGATGTCACCCGCACCAAGGCATACGACCATGTCGCCTGCCGCAATTTCATTAGCGAGCTTGCCCGCAAGGTCGGTTTCGTCGTTCACGGTCGCCGCGGACCGGTGGCCGCGCGATTTGAGGCCGGCGACCAGGGCTTCCGCATCGACGCCCTCGATCGGGTCCTCTCCCGCGGCATAGACCGGGGTGACATAGACTGTGTCGGCTTCGTTGAAGCAGGTCTGGAATTCTTCCATCAGGTCGCGCAAACGGGTGTAGCGATGCGGCTGGACCACCGCGATCACGCGTCCGTCACCCACGCTTTCGCGCGCTGCGGCAAGCACCGCCTTGATCTCTACCGGATGGTGGCCGTAATCGTCGATGATCGGCACGGAGCCGCTGCGCATGGGCACATCGCCGACCTTGGTGAAGCGACGCCGAACCCCTCCGAAGCTCGAAAAGCCGGTGCGGATGACTTCATCGCTACAGCCCATTTCGATCGCCACGGCGATCGCCGCCAGTGCGTTCTGCACGTTGTGACGTCCGGGCATGGGAAGGCGCACGTTCTCGATCCGGCGATCCTCTTCACCGCGCTGGCGGACGATCACGTCGAAACAGTTGCCGCCCATGTCGGGACGGACGTTTACGCCGCAGATATCGGCCTGGAGCGAGAAGCCATAGGTCACCACACGGCGATCGCGGACCTTGCCGATCACGGCCTGCACTTCGGGATGGTCGATGCACAGCACCGCCGCACCATAGAAGGGCACGTTGTGGATGAACTCGACGAAGGCATCCTTCACGCCTTCGAAATCTCCATAGTGGTCGAGGTGCTCGGGATCGATATTGGTGACAACCGCAATGGTCCCATCGAGGCGCAGGAAGCTGCCGTCGCTCTCGTCGGCTTCGACCACCATCCAGTCACTATCGCCCAGCCGGGCGTTCGAGCCATATTGTTCGATGATCCCGCCGTTGATCACGGTGGGGTCGACGCTGCCCGCATCGAGCAGCGTCGCGATCATGCTGGTGGTGGTGGTCTTTCCGTGGGTGCCCGCAACCGCAATGGTCGATTTCAGGCGCATCAGTTCGGCCAGCATCTCCGCGCGCCGCACCACCGGGATGCGGTTTTCCAGCGCATGGGCGACTTCGGGATTGGTCCGCCGGACCGCCGTCGAGGTAACGACAACGGCGGCGCCCTCGACGTTCTCCTTGGCATGGCCGATGCTCACGGCGATACCCTGCTTGCGCAGCCGCTCTACCGTCGCGCTCTCCTTCATGTCGGAGCCCTGCACGGTATAGCCCAGGTTCTTCATGACCTCGGCGATGCCGGACATGCCGATGCCGCCGATTCCGACGAAATGGACGATGCCGATGTCGGTCGGAACGCCCCTCATTTCGCGATCTCCTTCGCCGCGCCCTGCCCGGCCGGAACGCCTTGCGATGCGCCACGCGCGTTGTTCCCGCCCACGCGAATGACGTCCATCATCTCCGCCCCGCCGAAACTCTCGACCAGGTCGGCAAGGTCTTCGACTGCCTTGGGCCTGCCGCAGTTCCACGCCGCATGCGCCGCCTTGGCAAGGCCCTGCGGGTTATCGGCCAGCGCCATGATCTGCTTGGCCAGTTCCTTGCCGGTGAAGCGTTCCTGCCGGATCATGCGCGCGCCACCCGATTTGGCGAGTTCGCGCGCATTGGCGGCTTGATGGTCGTCGGTCGCGATCGGCAGCGGGATGAGGATTGCCGGGCGCCCCACTGCGGTAAGTTCGGCAATGGTCGAGGCACCGGCACGGCCGATGAACAGGTGCGCATCGGCGAGCCGTGCGGCCATGTCCTCGAAATAGGTTGCCAGCTCCGCGGGGATACCGTGTGCACGATAGCGCTCGCGCACGTTATCGAGGTCTTCGGCACGGCATTGCTGGGTGACCTGCAACCTCTGGCGCAGCGCGGGCGGGAGCATGGATAGCCCGTCGGGCACGACCTCCGAAAGCACTCGCGCGCCCTGGCTCCCCCCCGTTACGAGCACGCGCAGCAGTCCGTCTTCGGAGAATGCCGGGAACGGCTCGTCACGCAGGCTCAGCACACCGGCACGAACCGGATTGCCGACGAGGTGGACCTTGCCCTGATGCTTGGCGGCGAGCCGTTCGACTTCGGGATAGGCGGTAGCGATCGCATCGACCCGCCCCGATAGCAGGCGATTGACCCGGCCCAGCACGGCGTTCTGTTCATGCACCACCGTCGGGATCCTGGCCGAGGTCGAAGCGAGGATCGCGGGCAGAGATGGGTAGCCGCCGAAGCCGACCACGGCGCTCGGCTCGAAACTCTCGAACAGGCGCAATGCCATGCGCCGCCCTTCGAGGACCGCCGAAATTCCCTTGACCCAATGCAGCGGGTTCTTGCCGAAACGCCCGGCCGGCAGGACATGCGCGGGCATGAAATCGGGCTTGCCCGGAATTTCGGCACCGCGCGCATCGGTGATCAGCGCGACATGGTGGCCGCGCCGGTCAAGTTCGGTGGCGAGCGCAAAGGCAGGCAGCAGATGGCCGCCGGTACCCCCGGCAGCTAGGACGTAATGGCGGTTGGCGCCAGTCATGGAAAAATCTCGCGCGGCTTGCGACCCGTATGCTCGGTCGTCGATTCCGCCTGCCCGAATCCGATGAGGTCGCCAAGCCCCTTGGTCCGGCTTTTGAGGAACGGATTGCGCCGCGTCACCGCGATCAGCAGGCCAACGCCCATGCACACCGCAATTGTCGAGGAGCCGCCATAGCTGACCAGCGGCAGGGTCATGCCCTTGGAGGGGAACAGCTGCAGGTTGACCAGCATGTTGATGAAGGCCTGTCCGCCGAGCAATGCGATGAGGCCTGTCCCCGCGAGCAGCGCGAACAGGTCTTCCTCATCCACCAGCCGCATCAGCACCCGACCGACGATGGCGAGGTACAGCAGCAGGATCACCGCGCAGGCGATCAGCCCGAATTCCTCGCCGATGACGCTGAAGATATAGTCCGTATGGGCTTCGGGCAGGCTCATCTTGCGGATGCCCAGCCCATAGCCCGCGCCGGTCCACCCGCCTGCCAGCAAGGTGCGGCTGGCAAGGTCGACCTGGTCGAAGGCCGTGCCGCCACCCATGAAGGCATCGATACGGTGGCGCGCGTTGTCATAGAGAAAATAGGTCGCGGTGAGGCCGACCAGCGCCCCGCCGACCACGCCGCCCAAGCGCTTCACGTCCACGCCGGAGAGGACCACCATCACGAACCACACACCCGCAAACAGGATCGTGCCGCCGAAATCGGGCTGCAGCATCATCAATATGGCGATGGTACCGAACAGCGCGGTG from Erythrobacter mangrovi encodes:
- the murC gene encoding UDP-N-acetylmuramate--L-alanine ligase, whose translation is MRGVPTDIGIVHFVGIGGIGMSGIAEVMKNLGYTVQGSDMKESATVERLRKQGIAVSIGHAKENVEGAAVVVTSTAVRRTNPEVAHALENRIPVVRRAEMLAELMRLKSTIAVAGTHGKTTTTSMIATLLDAGSVDPTVINGGIIEQYGSNARLGDSDWMVVEADESDGSFLRLDGTIAVVTNIDPEHLDHYGDFEGVKDAFVEFIHNVPFYGAAVLCIDHPEVQAVIGKVRDRRVVTYGFSLQADICGVNVRPDMGGNCFDVIVRQRGEEDRRIENVRLPMPGRHNVQNALAAIAVAIEMGCSDEVIRTGFSSFGGVRRRFTKVGDVPMRSGSVPIIDDYGHHPVEIKAVLAAARESVGDGRVIAVVQPHRYTRLRDLMEEFQTCFNEADTVYVTPVYAAGEDPIEGVDAEALVAGLKSRGHRSAATVNDETDLAGKLANEIAAGDMVVCLGAGDITRWASELANRIEQERVA
- the ftsA gene encoding cell division protein FtsA translates to MAASAPRITRVFGAVNIGSFRISAMVMGQAENGDMVVLGSSHRASEGVKRGYITDMRAASHAIRNAVEKAEANANTAVSSVWIGCAGAGLSSRIASVEIAIGGRRIEEDDIEHLLYAARDHLHPDGRMVLHAQPAHYTLDGAHGVANPKGLHAEALGVDVHVTLAEGAPVRNLIEAVQGAHLDVEGVVASPLAAAYACLSAEERDLGVAVVEIGAQVTNVSVHAAGMLLGLRSIPVGSNDITDAIASSLGIRRSQAERLKCVSGSAIATPTDHREMVPVNAPGEEPGGRLARGADEHNRIPRAELVAIVTDRLGVMSGEIGKALKTLGFGGSQGGQVVLTGGGAELHGIAEFMQGALGRPVRIGKAPTLTGLPEAHATPGFATLAGLCLYAADDPIDIRSVGPRYQPTRRYSGLGLVNRVVQAVREYF
- a CDS encoding cell division protein FtsQ/DivIB — protein: MAKVTRKQQGVRRSAAARSRSQTAHAARKRTSGLLDQTMAALPFTDEQWHRFFLTSIVLVGLAITWTIASYAGLPEIAREEMAKSASRVGFEVKKVRVSGVERMNEQLIYERVLAEQARPMPLVDLDMVRERLLQLPWVADARVSRQLPDTLKVDIVERVPHAVLAKPGRLVLVDGQGHELEPISTANAKGKLLIEGPGAQLQVEELGKLLDAAPALKPQIASAEWVGNRRWNLTFKTGQLLALPEGDLGAPALVKFAQLDGMHRLIGGKPIAIDMRVPDRAYLRCQDGPCPKQMALTGRPE
- a CDS encoding FtsW/RodA/SpoVE family cell cycle protein, coding for MTPTMQPYVPGKRQPMHLPRHKLSRWAELKIWWREIDRVLLLLVLLLMSFGTIAVAAASPASADRLSTASETLDPLYFFYRHVAWQVLGLGVMFGVSLLNRDNARRFGVLLAGGMLGLLFLVPIVGPEINGARRWINIGMQFQPSEFLKAGYAITLAWILSWKVRDPNLPVLWIATALFGTIAILMMLQPDFGGTILFAGVWFVMVVLSGVDVKRLGGVVGGALVGLTATYFLYDNARHRIDAFMGGGTAFDQVDLASRTLLAGGWTGAGYGLGIRKMSLPEAHTDYIFSVIGEEFGLIACAVILLLYLAIVGRVLMRLVDEEDLFALLAGTGLIALLGGQAFINMLVNLQLFPSKGMTLPLVSYGGSSTIAVCMGVGLLIAVTRRNPFLKSRTKGLGDLIGFGQAESTTEHTGRKPREIFP
- the murB gene encoding UDP-N-acetylmuramate dehydrogenase, translating into MAPDCEVEGAVATPVSTAGLRGKLTRNAPLAKLVWFKSGGNADWLFEPADLDDLRVFLERLGGNLPVMALGLGSNLIVRDGGVPGVVIRLGKAFAEIEVRDHCVLACGGGAHGILVASAARDAGIAGMEFMRGIPGTAGGFVRMNGGAYGREVSDVLVDCDVVLPDGQMFTLPAADLHYTYRHSDLPDGAVVVGARFKGVPGDPVAIGAEMNRIAAAREASQPLRTKTGGSTFKNPPGQKAWELVDAAGCRGFRMGGAQVSEKHTNFLINTGDATSADIEGLGEEVKRRVYANSGVELEWEIQRVGRP
- the murG gene encoding undecaprenyldiphospho-muramoylpentapeptide beta-N-acetylglucosaminyltransferase is translated as MTGANRHYVLAAGGTGGHLLPAFALATELDRRGHHVALITDARGAEIPGKPDFMPAHVLPAGRFGKNPLHWVKGISAVLEGRRMALRLFESFEPSAVVGFGGYPSLPAILASTSARIPTVVHEQNAVLGRVNRLLSGRVDAIATAYPEVERLAAKHQGKVHLVGNPVRAGVLSLRDEPFPAFSEDGLLRVLVTGGSQGARVLSEVVPDGLSMLPPALRQRLQVTQQCRAEDLDNVRERYRAHGIPAELATYFEDMAARLADAHLFIGRAGASTIAELTAVGRPAILIPLPIATDDHQAANARELAKSGGARMIRQERFTGKELAKQIMALADNPQGLAKAAHAAWNCGRPKAVEDLADLVESFGGAEMMDVIRVGGNNARGASQGVPAGQGAAKEIAK
- a CDS encoding D-alanine--D-alanine ligase, encoding MTDLPKLHIAVLMGGWANERPVSLMSGEGVAKALEARGHRVTRIDMDRQVAARIAEVAPDVVFNALHGVPGEDGTVQGMLDLMGVPYTHSGLATSVIAIDKQLTKNALVPHGIPMPGGRIVKSADLHQGDPMARPYVLKPVNEGSSVGVAIVTAEGNYGNPIAPNAKGPWQEFAELLAEPYIKGREMTTAVIDFPEGPRALAVTELKTKSGFYDFDAKYTEGMTEHVCPAEIPDHIRDLCLEYALKAHKVLGCRGTSRTDFRWDEEHGESGLFVLETNTQPGMTQLSLVPEQAKYMGIDYGELCEMIVAAALRDHAARARGGDG